A genomic stretch from ANME-2 cluster archaeon includes:
- the infB gene encoding translation initiation factor IF-2 has protein sequence MAHDKNLRTPIVCVMGHVDHGKTSLLDKIRGTAIVEGEAGAITQHIGATEVPLNVINRVCGNQVKDKFKLPGLLFIDTPGHHAFTTLRSRGGALADLAVVIVDVNEGFQPQTIEAINILKHYKTPFVVAANKIDRLHGWDPIPGSPFLASYKKQPEHIRSILDTKLYELVGELYNYGFSADRYDRIRDFQSTIAVIPISAKTGEGLPDILTVLLGLAQKFLETNLEYNTTGPGVGVVLEVKEERGLGMTLDAILHEGEIKVGDMVAVGTLNDPIVTKIRALLKPRPLSEISREEKFTQVKQVTAAAGLKISAPGLDDAIAGAPIRVVTKENAKAISEEIRSEINQTRIETDTVGIIIRADTIGSLEAMVNELKGAGVPIRKADIGNISRRDIVEASAIEDPLYSVVMGFNVDILPDALDELQRTDVKLFISDVIYRLVDDFEEHVENLKTLTEKQRSEAVIRPGKFRILPNHTFRQSKPAVVGVEVEGGVIKKKLNVINEEGVRIGVIKIIQDKSENVDEARFGSQVAISIEGPVVGRNIKEGELLYIDVPEKHAKIVEQELIDTLSPDELKTLKAFLEIKRRGNVFWGK, from the coding sequence ATGGCACATGATAAAAATCTCCGTACTCCAATTGTATGCGTTATGGGTCATGTAGACCACGGCAAGACCAGTCTCCTGGATAAGATACGTGGAACTGCCATAGTCGAAGGGGAAGCAGGTGCCATTACCCAGCATATCGGTGCTACTGAGGTTCCTCTGAATGTAATTAACAGGGTATGTGGAAACCAGGTCAAGGATAAATTCAAACTTCCCGGTCTGCTTTTCATTGATACCCCCGGACATCACGCCTTTACCACACTACGGTCAAGGGGTGGCGCACTGGCTGACCTGGCAGTAGTGATCGTTGACGTGAATGAAGGATTCCAGCCCCAGACCATTGAAGCTATCAATATCCTGAAACATTATAAAACACCCTTTGTCGTAGCAGCCAATAAGATCGACCGTCTCCATGGCTGGGACCCGATCCCAGGCTCACCGTTCCTTGCATCGTATAAAAAGCAACCAGAACATATAAGGTCAATTCTTGATACGAAGTTGTATGAATTAGTGGGCGAGCTGTATAATTATGGCTTCAGTGCTGACCGGTACGACAGGATACGGGATTTCCAGAGCACGATCGCAGTAATACCTATCAGTGCCAAAACTGGTGAAGGATTGCCTGATATACTTACCGTGCTGCTTGGACTGGCCCAGAAATTCCTGGAAACAAATCTTGAATACAATACTACCGGGCCGGGTGTGGGCGTGGTGCTGGAGGTCAAGGAAGAACGTGGATTAGGTATGACCCTTGACGCCATCCTGCATGAAGGCGAGATAAAAGTAGGAGATATGGTGGCGGTGGGTACATTGAATGACCCCATAGTTACGAAAATCAGGGCTTTACTAAAGCCCAGGCCACTGTCTGAAATTTCCAGGGAGGAAAAGTTCACCCAAGTTAAACAAGTTACTGCTGCGGCTGGTCTTAAGATATCCGCCCCGGGTCTGGATGATGCTATTGCAGGTGCACCTATACGGGTGGTCACCAAAGAAAACGCCAAAGCCATTTCTGAGGAAATCCGGTCCGAGATAAACCAGACCAGAATTGAGACCGATACTGTGGGTATTATTATCCGGGCCGATACTATCGGCAGTCTCGAAGCTATGGTAAACGAACTCAAAGGAGCTGGAGTACCGATTCGAAAAGCTGATATCGGGAATATCTCGAGAAGGGATATTGTTGAAGCTTCTGCCATTGAAGACCCCTTATATTCAGTAGTAATGGGTTTTAACGTGGACATACTTCCCGATGCTCTTGATGAACTCCAGAGAACCGATGTCAAGCTCTTTATAAGCGATGTCATTTACCGGCTGGTGGACGATTTTGAAGAGCATGTAGAGAACCTCAAGACACTTACTGAAAAACAAAGAAGTGAAGCCGTCATCAGGCCAGGGAAGTTCCGTATCCTGCCAAACCATACATTCCGCCAGAGCAAGCCCGCTGTAGTGGGTGTGGAAGTGGAAGGCGGGGTTATCAAGAAGAAACTGAATGTGATAAATGAAGAAGGAGTTCGCATTGGTGTCATAAAGATTATTCAGGACAAAAGCGAGAATGTCGATGAAGCCAGGTTTGGCTCACAGGTAGCAATCTCCATTGAAGGACCAGTAGTGGGCCGGAATATCAAGGAAGGTGAACTGCTCTACATTGATGTACCTGAAAAACATGCCAAGATCGTGGAACAGGAACTTATCGATACGCTGTCCCCGGATGAACTAAAAACACTCAAGGCATTTTTGGAGATTAAACGAAGAGGGAATGTTTTTTGGGGAAAATGA
- a CDS encoding alanyl-tRNA editing protein: MNALYLKDCYLRESDATVESVKDDKFVVLDRTFFYPNSGGQPHDTGKFLKDTEEFSVVYTGKFGDTISHEVSKPGLTPGDKIKAVIDWDRRYLFMKYHTASHILAATIHTETGAQISGNQISEEKTRVDFNLEDFDRELIQSYETKVNEIIDQKLPVSINILPRDEALQIPSVVKLKDAFPPDIQEIRVITIPGVDQQACGGTHVTNTGEIPHIEIFKAENKGKNNRRVYFRFRDE, translated from the coding sequence ATGAATGCACTATATCTGAAAGATTGCTACCTCAGGGAGTCCGATGCCACTGTTGAAAGTGTGAAGGACGATAAATTTGTAGTGCTGGACAGGACCTTTTTCTACCCCAACTCAGGCGGGCAGCCCCATGATACAGGCAAGTTCCTCAAGGACACCGAAGAGTTTAGTGTAGTCTATACCGGCAAGTTCGGTGATACCATAAGCCACGAGGTCTCAAAACCAGGACTGACTCCCGGTGACAAAATAAAAGCTGTCATTGACTGGGACCGCCGGTACCTCTTCATGAAATACCATACAGCCAGCCATATCCTGGCAGCTACCATCCACACCGAAACCGGAGCACAGATATCCGGCAACCAGATCAGTGAAGAAAAAACCAGGGTGGATTTCAATCTTGAAGATTTTGACAGGGAACTCATACAGTCATACGAGACAAAGGTCAATGAGATCATAGACCAAAAACTTCCGGTCAGCATCAATATCTTACCCAGGGATGAAGCCCTCCAGATACCATCAGTCGTTAAACTCAAGGACGCCTTCCCACCCGATATACAGGAAATACGGGTCATCACCATACCCGGGGTGGACCAGCAGGCATGCGGAGGCACCCACGTAACTAATACTGGCGAGATACCTCATATCGAGATATTCAAGGCCGAGAACAAGGGTAAGAACAACAGAAGGGTATATTTCAGGTTCAGGGATGAATGA